The following proteins come from a genomic window of Syngnathus acus chromosome 15, fSynAcu1.2, whole genome shotgun sequence:
- the LOC119135219 gene encoding androgen-dependent TFPI-regulating protein, whose product MTSSLKRVYHISVFSWYAFVVMTLAAKDGEELPPGIFAYGGPWKYLTFLNLILQMLFFGLTAVNDLQRGKKSVSTLKRFTDLIFSVFAFPVGMFVVLLFWTLFAYDRELVYPATMDAFIPPWINHAMHTFVFPFLLGEFLVQPHAYPRTKNALATLGLVGAGYLFWILWVHVKVGIWVYPLLGHFNAVGLLGFFCFNMSLVTLIYLLGDKLNSCMWGKQLH is encoded by the exons ATGACTTCAAGCCTGAAGAGAGTTTACCATATCAGCGTATTCAGCTGGTATGCTTTTGTTGTCATGACTTTGGCTGCTAAGGATGGTGAGGAATTACCACCTGGGATCTTTGCGTATGGGGGACCTTGGAAATACCTCACATTTTTGAACTTA ATACTCCAAATGTTATTCTTTGGATTGACGGCCGTGAACGATCTTCAGCGTGGGAAGAAATCTGTTAGCACACTCAAAAGATTTACAGATCTAATATTCTCTGTCTTTGCCTTCCCTGTAGGCATG TTTGTTGTTCTTCTCTTTTGGACTCTATTTGCCTATGACAGAGAGTTGGTTTACCCGGCAACAATGGACGCCTTCATCCCTCCTTGGATTAACCATGCTATG CATACGtttgtctttccttttttacTTGGAGAATTCCTGGTGCAGCCACATGCCTACCCACGAACAAAAAATGCACTGGCCACACTGGGATTAGTGGGTGCGGGTTACCTATTCTG GATTCTCTGGGTGCACGTCAAAGTGGGGATTTGGGTGTATCCCCTCCTTGGACATTTCAATGCTGTTGGTCTGttaggctttttttgttttaacatgtCTTTGGTGACATTAATCTACCTCCTCGGAGACAAACTCAACAGCTGCATGTGGGGAAAACAACTTCACTGA